The Acropora palmata chromosome 3, jaAcrPala1.3, whole genome shotgun sequence nucleotide sequence CTTCCTCATGGTTACATACGCCCTGGTTTCCAAGATGTGCTATTAGGGAAGAAAACAGGTCGCTCAGCTTTGACTTGTAGTTTTTGATAATGTGTTTTGTAGTGTTTTGATTTATAATGAAGCGTCGAAAAGTGTAagttagaagaagaaattaaacacGCACGCATTCTGGATGTCCTGTACaggttgtttgctttgttttttctctatCTGTTGATATAACCAAAGTTAAAGCTTAttaccctaaaccctaacgtTAACCCTAATCACTTTCAAACGATCACAACTGGAAAGTACATTGTTGGCGACTTGGCGCTAAAGCAAGATTCAATGGcacggaaaaaatgaaaaattacatATTTTTGAGGAGAGTGGCTCATTATCTCAGGGTTATCACTCAGGCTTAATCAAAATTTCTGGACCAGTGGAGTactgaagtctgaagtcttaTGGAAGAGACCATGTATCATGTGTTCAAGGCTCTGTTTACAATGCGATGAAATCACTTAACGAGTGATCATCAATAGACACTAATCATTATAAAAAggatgaaaattaaatttacttttgtggCAGGTTTCCTTAAAACTTAGTTCTTGAAACTTCACATACACAAACTGACGTCTGAAGAACTGAAACTGGTTAGTTGACTTGTATTCTTTCAAACCCGTGCTTTTAACTGAACTGAAATCTTAGAGTATTTCACTGCAATTAATTCTTTCATATGCGAATCACGCTGTTTTCGGTTCCGGTTAATATAAACGAATGAGTAATAAGAGTTCTGTCACGGCAACAATTTCCAAGTAAATCGCTTTTCCAAGTCCAAGTCTCTCTAACTCAGTATTTGAATTTACCAGGAGactatgagcaggagcatgcaactccactatatttctgtcccggcgttttcatagaccgatttatttttaaatcgaatctactttgaatgagactcccgtgggagtgccataaccaatcacaagacacagacgtcactgcgttactggacaggaactgcctttctttcacaaaagaaaagttgtactaaaaatagatcagtctgtaaaaatgacgtgacataggcttagtatgggagttgcaagcttctgctcatcggctcctgattTACTACATAACGAAACTCTTGCAGCTCACAATTTGAGGTAGGGTGAAGTACCAGAAATGCGAATACgacatttcaaatttcatttaaaatttctcAGAAATCCTTCGAATTTTGACTCAATTTCACAAATAGTTCTTGCTATTCAGGCTGATTTGCTTTTCTGAACATTTCGATTAAACAAGTGTTATGTTAACATTATTCTGCAGCCTACAAGTTGGGACTCTGTGACTAGATAGGCAACTTAAGTTAAGCTTGAAGACAGCGTCCGCCCATTTACAAAGACGCAATTTTAAACTGTGCGTGACAATTCTATGCTATTGTGAAATGCGTTGACTGAAGCgttgataatttaaattttgtcacGTTGGcccaacgctcgaaacatcgaTCAGCTCATGTCTGTTAAACTTTCTACGGTggcaaaattcaaatcaaCAACGCCTCAGTTAATCAACTCGATCTTTGTTTATCAATCTCTCACCGACGCAACACCACATTCTTTCGAAACTATTCCCATTCTATGCTAATGAGGTTTTCATTCATCCATATCAATGAATGTCGGGCCGTTCTGTGGTAGATTCTGTGCCACACACAGAGAAATTGGAGCACGaaattttttgtcaaattgCACCGAATTGACCCCCTCCCACTCTCcttcagaaaaaagaaagcgaaACAGCCCAACTGGCTTCCAAATTTGGCACATTTTGTTTATCCTCTTACTATAATTAAATGTACGATTGTTTCTTAATtaaagtttaaatttattgGGTATGTAAATGATATTGTTTCCAAAGTGCAAGTCTAAAATCTAAAGATATCGATTGGAGATCATAACATTACCTGCAAATAAACTTTCCTCTCCACACAGCATCAATGTCATGATATCCAgccttaaggtggcttactacagttttataagggttcaagaggtgtataccataaatgtacaaatttaattttttttgcatcgatatcctgataacaaataaaatccCCTATATGAGACCATAGCTaattcaaattaccgtttgggaagttaaaccATTTTCAAGGTATGTATAACTGGCAAAGAGGGCCAATGAGCAGACAGCAAGGCCTTGATGAAGctaataaatattttgacatattttgaGGTATCTTGCAAGCGGAAAAATGCATCTCGCCTACTCATCAACTAACATATCTCAGGTTCTACTCAACGTAGAAAGCACGCTCGAAATAAAAATTGTGCTTATGTCTAAAATCGGCCCATTAACGACACAAGAGCACAGGTGGCGCAAATCAAAACGTATCCCTGAAAAAATGATGTAATTTTATCGTGGCACCTTTGATATACGCGAAACAGAAGTGCTTACTGGCGACTGGGGATGCCAATAGAAGatcttcttttgtttcaatcgGCTGCGAAGCATTAAAATCTTTTCAACATTTCTGATCTCCTATACGTTTTAGACCGCTGCATGGCTGCTTTTAttcgttttgaaatttttgtgtGTGGTCCCTCCGAATTCGCCGCAACTTGACATCACACTATTGATAATTTTACGGCTTCGTGACATAGTGGCTTTACGACTCGAACATCCAGATAGTAGCGCATATGTTAGCGAATTCAAACTTGGTCATGGGTCCTAACCTAGATTTTCTTCAGGCTGTCCTGGACTGCCAATGCGTGTCAAGCAATTTAAAAAGAGCTTCTGACACTGAAAGATATGAAAGTGTTATTAGACCAATTCGCTAGGGTCATCGACTCTTTGCAAAGCCCTGGATTAAGAATTTATGCTGCGGTGCATGCGATCccgaaagaaagaaatatttcaattaCTTTGGGACATAAGAGGGTACGTAGGTGGTGTAAGACGACATGCAATTAATATCGTTGTAAAATTTGTGGAGGCTTTCTGTCGAACACTTTTGCTGAGgatgtgtgtgtgtttttttttttctcatgtaGATGGTTGATCCTGAGCTTTCCCTATCTGGATGCATTGCCTGGCTGGCATTGTTTGGTACCGAGTCTGTTGCTATAGTAACAATGAATGCCTTCACAATCATTGTTTACCTCAAAGAGCCAAGACTGTACAAGCAATTTTGGATAAACTCCCTATTTGAAGTTGGAAATTTCCGTGGTTGTCTTGTATCACCCAAAGTTTGGACGTTGGAAATTTCCGTGGTCATTTTGGATTAACTCCAGATTGTGCCTTTGGAAATTTCCGTCGTCGATTCTATCAACCAAAGTTTTGACGTTGgaaatttcctttctttgattAAGGCATATCTGCTTTGATTAAGGTATATCTGTGGTACCTGGCCCCAGAGAGTAAGGCAATATAAAAGGTAAAGGGAATCGAAATCAAAGGTCTATGAAGCGTCAGCAGCGTACTAGATGGTACAAAATGGCTTAATCCTGCAATAGCACCAATagttttgcttatttttgatGTTATATAGGAAATATGGTACTTCCATGTAACATTTGAATTTAATCAATATGCCATGCAAGATATTTTATGCATGTCTTTTGACTTttatgtaaaaaataaataaataaatatataaacatTTCATAGACTAACACCTGCCTTTAATGGGTTAACACTGAACAGGAAGATAAAAAAGCGTAAttataaatgcagaaaataacAAGTGCTGCAgcctttaatttaaaaaaataacccATGTTTGCCACTGATAATGGTGGAGAAGTAATGATaaccattaaaattattttacccATCAAATTATTTTGCTTAAATAAATATATCGCGTAAATTAAATTCTGCTTGACAGGCCAGTAGGTTTTCGTCAATCCGATCGGTCGGCCTAATTGGTTGAGCATCGAACTACCGTGCGGAGGTCATGGGTTGGTACCCAAGCCGGACCAGTACTCAGGGTCTTTAGATAACTGAGTAAAAAGTGCTGCTTTTGTAATTAAATCTGCAAATGATTATACTCTctagtcttcttggataaggaaGATAAACCCTTGGCCCCGTCTCGAAACTCTTCAGTGTTCACAGCTTTgcgggacgtaaaagaacctaTGCACTGTTCGAAAAGAGGAGGGCACGGAATTCCAATGTTGTGGATGGCCTTCATCTCTCACGAGGGTTAAGGGTTTATTGTGGGACCGCAGTAATTGGCTTACGCTGCTGCGTTGTCCCTGCTAGAATCTGGCGAAGACTGATTAGGTAAGCAAATTACAGCATGAATCCTATCAAAGACAGCATACCCAGTCATAGTGTGCGTGCTATGGTGTATGAAGGATAAGCAGATGGTAACGAATGAAATTAGGGAACAGTTGCACACGTGTTTTTGACCCAATTCTAGTAATTTCCCGCTCGAATCTTGAAGTAAGGAAAATTATGCATAATTGGACAAACGCAGGTGAATTTATTAACCAAGGTCTCGAGgatataattaattttgtcattatAGCAATTTTTCAACACCGCATATGAAATTGTAAATTAACGCCTCAGGTTCGCTTAAATTGAGgagtaatttttcacccatTGCACATACGTTGCACATTTAGTTAACTTCTGTCAAGTTGTCAAGCGAAGACGAAACAAAATACGCGGATCACAAAGTACTGAGTCCTAGctttataaataatttaaagcaaaatatttcaagaagGCCTTTGTAGTTATCACGTTTTCTTTAAGCTGGTTTGGTATTAAGTTCAAGTTGGTGCAAGTTGTGGTAGCCCACGCTTCGTTTGCTTTGCTCTGAATTCTGTTGATGCACGAGAAGGTATGCCTCTCCTTTTAATTTTAGACGAAAATCGTAGGAATATATTAGTGACGTtaagttttcttgtttggttAACTTTCCTCTTCCAGTTTAGAGTTCTTCGTTGCAGtgcttttcagtttctttcgtGAAGCCAAAAACATCGGAGAGAATTTTAGCTTGGAATTCCTGATAACTGATGAAAGATAAGGTGGGTGTTTGATTCGTAATATATATTTGATGtaaaatgttttcaagtttattttttctttcccgagacaagtttgtttttggcGATGTTATTAGTATGTGGGAGATGTTATTTGTACTTAAGAATGGATGTATTTGTGTGTGCTGGATTGGATCACTAGTCTTATATGTTGACTCTTGAAAAGTCAAAAGTCTTACAACGTTCAAAGTAGCAGGATACTTTAGCTGAATGTGTAAGAAGCCTTGAggaacacaaagaaaaaactagaAATAAACTGGAGATATCTCTTGTGTCCTTTCATATTCGTTCACAAATGACACAAATGCACAGGTGTTATTCGAAGTGCGTGTGTGTTTCACTTGAACGCCACTATACTCTTTCGATGTAGTTGAGCGCGATCGAGGAAAGGGTTGCTGCCGCTAAATCCTTCCTGCCGTCAGGAAGCGTTGGTTCTTATTTCCAACAAGCCCTCTCAAAAGCGGCTTGTTTATCCATGGCAGATACTCGAGGCTGGGGaatcaaaaacttcaaagCTCGGCAAAGCACCAGCTTATCAAAGAAAGTTAGGTGATAGGATGAGATTGTGCTCGTCGACATCCGCATCTTTCTCTGTTCAATAACCTGTACCACTTTGAGGAATGCTATAATAGCATTGAAATGTTTGTAACTCGGTTAAATTGCGTTTCTCATATCGTGTTCGGCTTTatcaaaaatgatttcttgaaaCATAAACAACCGAATGTTAACGTTGAAAGCCGACATTTCGGCGTCATCATGACACCATTCTTAAGGTAAAGTGGTTAAGTGTTActcactttgccttgagaatgTTATCCTCGGGGACCCAGAGGCAGTTAGTCGGGTCGACAAAATGTCCGTGGTGAAAGTTTACTGTAAGATCGAGGTGAGCCCCTGGGCACTTACTCTTACCGAACCAGTTCCAGAAGCGTTTGAATTGCCCGCTCCTGAttggccagaaaaaaaaattttgtggcCAATCAGCGAAGAGGAGCAGCCTGGTGACTCTGATGTTTCCTTACACGACGTAGTTTTCCTCATCGATCGCCATAGTTGCGTAGCTCGTTTAACGGGGAAAGTTCCTCGAGGAAAGTTTCAGAACTAATGTTAACGAAACCGGAAAAATTACAAGCTTTAACACGGCTACAAGAAACAAACGCTCTACGATGAATTTTTACGGCGGATCTGTCGAAGGTATCGTAAATTTTGATACGCGATGCGCGGCTTTCACTTTCTACACCTTCATACTCATCATATCGTTGTATATAGTATACAATCTCTACGTCGATTGATCGTGGGAAAACTAATGTTTTCTCACGGTCAATTGACGTAGTTGCGTGGCCCGTGCAACGGAAATTTTCACGCTGTAGAAAAGTTCAGAAGTCGTGCAACGAACATAGAGATCTATTTAAATATGCGAGCTTGTGATGTGATGAGTATGAAAGTTTAGAAAGTGAAAGTCGCGCATCGCGTATCAAAATTTACGATACCCTCGACAGATCCGCCGTAAAAATTCATCGTAGAGCGTTTGTTTCTTGTAGCCGTGTTAAAGCTTGTAATTTTTCCGGTTTCGTTAACTTTCCTCCAGAAACTTTCCCCGTTGAACGAGCTACGCAACTATGGCCATCGATAAGGAAAACTAGGTCGTGTAAGAAAACATGGAAGTCACCAGGCTGCTCCTCTTCCCTGATTGGccagaaaaaattttttctggCCAATCAGAAACGGGCAATTCAAACGCTTCTGGAACTGGTTCGGTGAGAGTAAGTGCCCGATCTTACAGTAAACTTTCACCACGAACATTTTATCGACCCGACTAACTGTACCTGGGTCTCCGAGGGTGTGAGAATGGTGTCATGATGACGACGAAACTTTCAACGTTAATATTCGCTTGTTTGTGtgggcccctagaccatatgagacagatccctttcatccaccaaGCTCCGtttcaaccttgttcccaaGGTCTTTCATCCTAGTTTCTTCCCTCGCTTcctttggggtggggagatgaaagaccctgggaacgaggttggctCCGTTGGTGTCTTTCGCTAAgatcaatttctatatatattcAAAACTGTCCCAcatatttcttccatgtggtaccTACATTGTGTCTTGGAACATTGTACATTTGtaatttacgcatgcgctctttTAGATAGAACTCCATATTTCAAGGTTCAGCAccattttgaagtcattttgtATGAATACTGGAACGAATTGGCTCGACAAACAGCGAGACATTGTTATTAAAACTCGACACAGATGCATCCAATATGGCATTGGCCAATCAATGTGCGAATTTTGCGAGTTTACTAAAGAAAACGGTGTTAAACACAACTGATTGCTCCACGCCACCCTCGCTCAAATTGCCAAGCGGTAGGTTTTGTTCAAACTTTTTAAGCAATTTTGTTAGGCGGAGAGGAGCAACTCAATTAAGCAAAGTTTAGCTCGATTTTTGTGCAGTTTTAGAACAACACTAAATAGCACAACAGGTCAAACGCCAGTCGATTAAAGGCGAGGTTAGATTTAATGGGCCCTGGCCTCGGTGGAAAGGTTTTCGACAAGCGAGTTATCAGAAATCCACAATGCCGGATAATGCTAGAAAAGAACGACGCTTCACAATTGGAGAACAAATTATACTTCAAAACTTTCGAGGAGAACCAAAATGGCTTGATGGCACCGTTACTGAACAAACCGGCTCCGGCGGTCTACTATAAAGTTCTCGTCGGAGATCAGCTCTGGAAGCGCCACGTTGATCAAATACGTATACTCTTGAGTGACAAATCACACTCAGTGATACGCTTTGCGAATCGCGAATCTACGAGTTTAAAATGAAGGGTGCAATTATGACAACATAAGCACCATTATGAAAAAGGGACATTGTTTACTCAAATCAGTAAGGGCTGAATTTTGGCGGGAACTGCACTTCCTATCTTTTGCATCGCAAAGGAGTTCTACTCCCCAAGGATACAATTGAGACACAAAAATGGCTTTTGACCTGGTTGCAAAAGTTATGGAGGCTTTTGGTCTAACACTTTTGCTGAGGAtgtgattttttattttcttttttttttttctttttgtgtagATGGTTGATCCTGAGCTTTCCCTATCTGGATGCATTGGCTGGCTGGCATTGTTTGGTACCGAGTCTGTTGCTATAGTAACAATGAATGCCTTTACAATCATTGTTTACCTCAAAGAGCCAAGACTGCGAAAGCGCAGCATGTACCTGGTAATCAGCCTGGCAGTTGCAGACATGTTTGTTGGGGTATTTGTGTTGTTCTTTCGTTTGAATGATTTCGAAAACTACTGTCTCTTGTGGAAGACCAACTTATCGCCTCGCGCGGCCAACATTTCATTTGCTATGGGGAGATTCTTTGTCGTTGCCTCAGTGACCAGCCTTCCTGCCATTTCACTGGAGCGCATGCACGCCACTTTTCGTCCAATCAAGCATCGCCTCATCAACAACTGCGTCTTTGGAGCAGCTGTTGGATCCGTTTGGTCCACTGCCTCTCTGTTAATGGTGGTGGACTTGCTTGATTccacaaaatttttcaaagcattctttttcttgttgtcttgTTGTCTTTTCATTATCTTTGCTTCTTATACGGCCGTCGTTGTAAAAATGTACTGTGGTTCACCACCTCAGCACCATGGTGCAGTGAACAGAGAGAGAAAACTGACCAAGACACTGTTAATGGTAACTACTATATCATTACTCTTGTCTCTGCCAcatataattttcttttttcgttccTTTCTGAACGTGAGCTCGGTTTCAACAAACCTCTCCTATCGATCTTCTCTACCAAGACATTTAAATTTCGTTCTGTTCTTTTTATATTACGCAAACTCGTTGGCTAATCCCATTTTGTACGCCTTAAGACTTCCCGAACTCAGGAGGGCTCTGTTAACGTGTTTGCGTTGCAGATGCCAATCGGTGAGGGTTTTTCCTCACCATCCCTGATGAGTAGCAGGGTTTTCCCTCACGATCCCTGGAGCCGGTTGCTCGAAGTATGGTTAGCCCTAACCATTGGCTAAGAAGTATTGAAACccatacgtttctatggtagttaacaccAGTTGGCACTTACCAGGCTTCGAGCAACTTGGCCCTGAAGAATAGCAGGGAGTACAAGGTggccgaacacagttttcaagtgcctatgcctaattcaccattacttttaaactatttacgATTTGGCGCCCGTTTTTGGCAAGAGTCAAGGTTAACCgtagaagagtttattctcgcatttgGTTTAAGGTGTGtgctgttgctatggcaacagggctggttaaaaacaaggcttacaaaatggtttttgtttgttttaaaaaattccaCTCGTtacaatttcaagaaattttgccaaaaaatagTTTAGAAACCAcgtgaatgatctatcacgaaaaaCCTGTCTTTTGACatagggaatttttaatactacagaaaacgatttaccGCGAGTTAcgaaaattgtcaaaattttattggaaCAGTGTTGACAGAAGGGgtttcatgtcaattcgtagtgggaaaacgatgaaaaaaaatctaacgactggattttttttaaaaaaacaaaaaccaatttttAAGCCatgtttttaaccagccctATTGCCATGGCTACAGCACACGtcttaaccaaaatgcgagaaaaaACTTGACTCTTGCAATAAGCGGCCACCAAttcataaatagtttaaaagtaatggtgaattaagcataggcacttgaaaactgcGTTCGGCCACCTTTAGAAGCttcgacggcaactgcaacgaaaacttcacagtaaaattgaactttgagTTAAGTTAAATCTTTCGCGATTATTCTATGTTGGTCGctttgtacaaaataggcggagtgcactttcgcttgcttggcacgaatggtttttatgtaaaggcaaataatgaaagatttactgctgcgagctcgtgTTCTCGTCACAatctcaaatatgaaaatttcacgtcgtcaaaacattgcaccaaaaagcgtgccgcacgtgcagcacgattatttttcaactaatgaaatcattgatttgtggcgttgtcgttgacgttgctaGTCTtaaggcctggccaaacgctcgcaacatttcaacgcaacatcttgcaacattgttgggcacAACATGTTGCGTACGTTTGGCCACCCTGTTGCGATATGTTGCGATGTGTTGCAACATGTTGGCTGATGTtggatcaaatttgaaaacggtCAAATTTTTCGTGCAACATTTTGGATGTTGCATTATGTTGTGCTCGTTTGGCCACGTTcacgcaacattgttgcgCTAGGGCATGCGCGCTAGGTTCACTTGCTATTGCAACGCGCAACGTCCGAGTGCGCCAGAGGCCTGGGGCTCATAAACAGCGACATGTTGTGATGAATGTTGCGTGCGTTTGGCCAGCCCGTTCAATAACTGTCGCAACATCATGCAACAATGTTGCAAGATGTTGCGTTgaaatgttgcgagcgtttggccaggcctttAAACTTCCTATTAACGTTTTCAGAACACTCCCCTCCCCTGAGAAGTTAATCCCGTCACTGGCCAACTCTCGCAGGAAAAAGATGTAATATTTACACCCGACGTGAAATTTCAACTAGAAAAGTCGAGTATATAACTTCACTATAAAACATTGCTACTATATATTTaacatggcaaaaaaaaaaaggtaaaacgTGTTAAAAATGCAACGTTTCGACTTAAGTCCTTATcaagcaatgaaaataaaaatgaactcGAATATATCATTAGAATAAAGCATGAAGTTATGCTGTTTACCCTAGAGACGCAATCAAGTAAAAAGCTTAGCTTGATTGGAGTCCTCTTGAGTATTGAGTGAAGGTCCCGTTGCGTATTGAGTGATAGACACGTTGATAAACAACATAAATCGTtaattaaatctttttttctagcctttttgataatatttatatttaggAATCTATTGATGATAATATTCATAGATTCCAAGGGTGATAACGATGTTAGAACTGTTAGGTTTTCTTTGTCCTCTAAGAAAAAGAGTTTGCCGAATTTGATGAAGGAGCAGTTGAGATCCTTGAGTTCCAACATCGGTATGGACATACGgagtgttcacatgacgtcacggcggccatgttggaggagtaaacaaagaaacggcggccatgttggagaagtgaaatattcttttggggataaaactctatttttatgcaaatccatgcttttgtttcattatgcaactggtcacatgagcgaacacactctagTCAATCTGTCTTTCGCAGAAAACCTCATCAGCAGATTCTTCGGTCAAAGGAGAAAAACCCTAATTTAGTTAACAATCAATGCCTTGTGTATCATTTTAATTGTGATCCGTGTGATTCTGATTATGTCGGTTTTACTACAAGGCACTTGCATCAACGTATTCAGAAACATAGGTATTCTGCTATAGGCAAGCATCCTATTAATATCCATGGTGGTATTGACACTTTTAGTTTAAGTAGCCAATTTTCTATTCTTAAGAAATGCCAAACTAAGTTTGGTTGTCTTctgtatgaaatgtttttcaataaGGAATGTAAGGCTTCCCTTAATTCTCAAGAGGACTCCATTCAAGCTGAGCCTTTTACTTGATTGCGTCTCTGGGGTAAACAGCATAACTTCATGCTTCATTCTCATTATATATTCGAgttcattttctattttaattgCGTGATAATGACTTTTAATGTGATAATGACTTTTAAAATGCGACGTTTCGACTTAAAAGTCGAAACGTcgcatttttaaactttttgtttgtttgtttatcaacgattaattttgtttatcaaCATAACTGTCACTCAGAACGCAACTCGACCTTCACTCAATTCTCAGGAGGACTCCATTCAAGCTGAGCTTTTTATTTGATTGCGTCTCTAGGGTAAACAGCATAACTTCATGCTTTATTCTCATTATATATTcgagtttattttctattttcattgcTTCATAATGACTAAGGTTAAGTCGAAACGTCgcattttaaaacttttttgtctattgtttatttgtttatcaaCGATTTATTTTGTTCATCAAGATGACTATCACTTCATACGCAAAGCGACCTTCACTCAATTCTCAAGAGGACTCCATTGAAGCTAAGTTTTTACTTGATGACTTTTCATCTTGATTAAGGATTGAAACGTAGTCTGCATTTATTTATGGCAACTTGCCTCGCTATGTTCGGGTTCTGCAAAAACCTGCTATACGGAAAATTCCATGTACATGCCGCTGGTTATAGCTCTCACTAAATACACCCTAATCATTCTTATAGCCAATATGGAATTATCTATAATTAtatttgttggttctctactctgctctgcGAGGtatttccccgggtactctgGTTTCCCCCGGTTACTCCGGTTTttccctctcctcaaaaacccacatttgatttgttttgagttaatttcaatttacagtgttCCCAATTAGTGCCTCAGCACAAGAGGACTTGACCCCTAAATAAAGCTCCTTGTATCAACTTAAAcgtttgctttgtttctttatGCCAAACTCAACGACGACGCCTTGTTCCATTTCATTCCAATTCCATTTCATTCCAAGGTAAATATTCACAATTGCTCCCATCATGAAGCAAACGTTCTAGATCTTTTCGAATCAAAATAGAGCATAGACTGTCCCTAAATTAAACTAGCCGTGAACAGGGCGACAGAAGTGTAAAAAGCGAATTGAAACTTCAACGTCGTCCTCTGCACTTCAGATTCAATCTCTTCGCGTGTGCAAGGCCTGCAGAGCGTGCAGAAATCACAAATTTGGCTTTTAACTAAATATGTAGATTTTTGTTGCTCTTGCTGCCGTTGTTGCGTAAGCTCTACTAGAGTTCATACTAGTTCTGTCATCGAACTGTATGAATCACAGAACACTTTAGATCATATTCCAATTCAAAGTCACAGTAGGTCTccaaacagaagaaaaacacAGGGAGGAGGGTCGTCAAATCCATTACTGTTTCATCCTTTACGTAACGCTGTACGTAACATAATCGTAGTCTCAGAAATGACACACTTTTCGGGTACGGCGTGCAGCGATA carries:
- the LOC141877358 gene encoding uncharacterized protein LOC141877358, with the translated sequence MKDKMVDPELSLSGCIGWLALFGTESVAIVTMNAFTIIVYLKEPRLRKRSMYLVISLAVADMFVGVFVLFFRLNDFENYCLLWKTNLSPRAANISFAMGRFFVVASVTSLPAISLERMHATFRPIKHRLINNCVFGAAVGSVWSTASLLMVVDLLDSTKFFKAFFFLLSCCLFIIFASYTAVVVKMYCGSPPQHHGAVNRERKLTKTLLMVTTISLLLSLPHIIFFFRSFLNVSSVSTNLSYRSSLPRHLNFVLFFLYYANSLANPILYALRLPELRRALLTCLRCRCQSVRVFPHHP